The proteins below are encoded in one region of Paenibacillus sp. YYML68:
- a CDS encoding chondroitinase-B domain-containing protein — protein sequence MNRIKRMLLIMLVGIFALSAIQLPMSTAVQAEQNDLVVLLEDDFNSYSASPVGSTWTNGTNNGNWVLETQGSQMLKQAATGTTYVAARGDLSWTDYEVSAKATMTGIPTSSSARVGVAARYTDKNNYYGLIIRRSQTKDDVLLTRRVSNSETTLQTVMMTDAIDTSKVYELRLVVKGTSLEGYVDGQLVVSATDSELTQGSIGLYVNNNAAGYAGQSALFDDVIVKAPAPITGPTDPGPTDPGPTDPGPTDPGPTDPGPTDPGPTDPGPTDPGPTDPGPTDPGNNPGTGQPDDPQYPTDRLVSVSSSSQLSTAITGAKPGDLIELSDGNYTFPSISKLHGTAEKPIRIKAKNKGMATITGNTLYIKESSHLVLDGLTFKNTGSYSIRMTNNNYVRLTGMTFNNPPHTGSSTWVMIDGPLSSHNRVDHSVFENKQDTGKFIVIGGDNPGFTGISKYDRIDHNIFRNTLPRQVNESEPIRVGESGLSLYDSFTLIEHNVFERADSDPEIISIKSGKNVIRYNTFKESLGTVSLRHGNGTLVYGNRFLGNMRTGLDASNKVLGTGGVRVYGDDHKIFNNYFEGLTGTTWDAPITITNGDADYSSSTNLTKHFRPRNIVIAHNTLVNNVHNIELGYTNNNNYTKPPQQITFANNIVVGNENPLVEFKTDSSSLKSGFSWQGNIMFPKGTATMGITATDDQIKVIDPLLVQWEGEYRPAANSPALNAATGSYDFVHTEDSQRASALHVGAHETPAPQNGTPTTPPPTETPTDPPAGAIAQKYTVESVAASGHDGNFPDNVLDDSLTTRWSAQSAVVDGIREPQWLLLDLGASKTISYIGAAFHSGHVRKTIFNLEVSTDAQNWTQVYSGESSGTTLEMEAFDFADTQARYVRLNGLGNSVNAWNSVTVVHIYGPSSDGSNVLLPLIPPPPEVKEDVPPYTVAGMYKADGTPYPMHTPNPVTGATLNVQQYGAVPNDGLDDAQAIQAAINAAQAGDEVYVPNGVYDLITTLPTDGTSHLSLKNNVNLRGESQDGAVLRSHFDNTSSNTKIMSGYNKHDIVISNMTLTSTFNGNYSTDHTVNNPESGGPFYGIVLEDKLGQPSYNVTIDQVTIEKIQKMGVRISKSRDTVVKNSKFQNLTDVGGGGAGYAVSIQGIAKTDRLGYANDTRHNVVENSTFVGPYIRHGIILQYYAHNNEIRNNVFTGMRLDAIDLHGEDEYLNKIDSNNISGVLTGAGIALGNTGGTAPSNHDAAGPYNHIVNNTITNSREGIKVHMGSPDTLIENNTITGTTEPSSSRGILIQNGPRTLIRNNTITGNTASGFWGILLERDPGDTNANAVGAGDPVDVRIENNTITGNTNGLKLDAGTGTVMQGNVIKDNLEVDVQGEVQQPGNGGGNGGGGEVPPPVEVPEETILPSDDAKIDIEKPGTNYGVEDVEKTTAGASDRNWFKYFNVKRSADGLKGRMAYLKFPVAGLDNAQSAVLELHGKIGSSTTSVKFDVYGLQSDDWNESTLTWNNATNRADSIADVVGVGTTAVWLGTFTIDSADVMKYSVDVTDFVRAQADGQATFLIADTLGQNGNVTIYSKEETNVDRVPTLKVVRATTGGEQPQEPGEPGDPGDPGNPQEPEQPQEPEEPQPDLQFAFQVSDVTATNMSGQPVTALTGGGFLNVSAKLKNVTQTESHAAFIIALYGPDQAVKRIAYVEQQVAGQATITVGAGFDLPEAAGAGYTVKAFVWDSMNGMQPLAMPVALFDSN from the coding sequence ATGAACCGCATCAAACGAATGTTGCTGATCATGCTCGTTGGTATATTCGCGTTAAGCGCGATTCAGCTGCCGATGAGCACGGCGGTACAGGCGGAGCAGAACGACTTGGTCGTTCTGCTCGAGGATGATTTCAATTCATACTCGGCAAGTCCGGTTGGCTCTACATGGACCAACGGCACGAATAATGGCAACTGGGTGCTCGAGACTCAAGGCTCCCAGATGCTGAAGCAGGCTGCAACAGGCACCACGTACGTGGCAGCACGCGGAGATCTATCTTGGACCGATTATGAGGTATCGGCTAAGGCGACGATGACGGGCATACCGACTTCCAGCTCTGCTCGTGTCGGCGTTGCCGCGCGCTATACAGACAAGAACAACTATTACGGACTGATTATTCGCCGTAGCCAGACGAAGGATGATGTGTTGCTGACCAGGCGTGTGAGCAACAGTGAGACGACTCTGCAGACGGTTATGATGACCGACGCGATTGATACATCGAAGGTGTATGAGCTGCGTCTAGTCGTCAAGGGCACGTCTCTTGAGGGCTATGTCGATGGTCAATTAGTTGTGTCCGCAACGGACAGTGAGCTTACACAAGGCTCCATCGGTCTTTACGTGAATAACAACGCAGCAGGCTACGCAGGTCAGTCGGCGCTGTTCGACGATGTTATTGTTAAGGCTCCAGCTCCAATAACGGGTCCAACAGATCCAGGTCCGACAGATCCAGGTCCGACAGATCCAGGTCCAACAGATCCAGGTCCGACAGATCCAGGTCCGACAGATCCAGGTCCGACAGATCCAGGTCCAACAGATCCAGGTCCAACAGATCCAGGCCCGACAGATCCGGGCAACAACCCAGGAACTGGCCAGCCGGACGATCCACAGTATCCGACAGATCGACTGGTTTCAGTATCCAGCAGCTCGCAGCTGTCTACTGCTATTACAGGTGCGAAGCCGGGAGATCTTATTGAATTGAGTGATGGCAACTACACGTTCCCATCCATCTCGAAGCTTCACGGTACAGCGGAGAAGCCTATTCGGATCAAAGCGAAGAATAAGGGAATGGCTACCATAACGGGCAACACCTTGTACATCAAGGAATCGTCCCATCTCGTGCTGGACGGACTGACGTTCAAGAACACGGGCAGCTATTCGATTCGTATGACGAACAACAACTATGTTCGTTTGACCGGAATGACGTTCAACAATCCGCCGCACACCGGCTCCTCTACTTGGGTGATGATTGATGGACCGTTAAGCTCGCACAATCGGGTAGACCATAGTGTGTTCGAGAACAAGCAGGACACAGGGAAGTTCATCGTCATTGGCGGAGATAACCCAGGCTTCACAGGAATCTCCAAGTATGACCGGATTGACCATAACATCTTCCGCAACACGCTGCCAAGACAGGTGAACGAATCCGAGCCGATTCGTGTCGGTGAGAGCGGACTTTCGCTGTATGACTCGTTCACTCTCATTGAGCATAACGTATTTGAGCGTGCGGATTCAGATCCGGAGATCATTTCGATTAAGAGTGGTAAAAATGTCATTCGCTACAATACGTTCAAGGAGTCTCTCGGTACGGTATCGTTGCGTCATGGCAATGGAACACTCGTATACGGCAATCGCTTCCTTGGTAACATGAGAACAGGACTTGATGCAAGTAACAAGGTTCTCGGAACAGGCGGCGTTCGTGTATACGGCGACGATCACAAAATCTTCAACAACTACTTCGAAGGCTTGACTGGTACGACGTGGGATGCGCCGATTACGATTACGAATGGTGACGCGGATTACAGCTCGTCGACGAACTTGACGAAGCACTTCCGCCCACGCAACATCGTCATTGCCCACAATACGCTGGTCAATAACGTGCATAACATTGAGCTTGGCTACACGAATAACAACAACTACACGAAGCCGCCTCAGCAGATTACGTTCGCTAACAACATTGTTGTCGGTAACGAAAATCCGCTGGTCGAGTTCAAGACAGATAGCAGCAGTCTGAAGTCTGGCTTCAGCTGGCAAGGCAACATCATGTTCCCTAAGGGAACGGCTACGATGGGCATTACGGCAACAGACGATCAGATCAAGGTCATCGATCCGCTTCTCGTGCAGTGGGAAGGCGAATACCGCCCAGCTGCGAACAGCCCGGCTTTGAATGCGGCAACAGGCTCTTATGATTTCGTGCATACTGAGGATAGCCAGCGTGCATCGGCTCTACATGTAGGCGCCCATGAGACACCGGCTCCTCAGAACGGCACACCTACGACACCGCCGCCAACGGAGACGCCGACCGATCCTCCAGCTGGAGCGATCGCTCAGAAGTATACCGTTGAATCGGTAGCCGCGAGCGGACATGACGGTAACTTCCCAGACAACGTGCTTGACGACAGTCTCACTACGCGTTGGTCTGCGCAGAGTGCTGTTGTAGACGGGATTCGCGAGCCACAGTGGCTGCTGCTGGATCTGGGCGCGTCGAAGACGATCAGCTATATCGGCGCCGCGTTCCATAGCGGACATGTACGCAAGACGATCTTCAATCTCGAAGTATCGACGGATGCTCAGAACTGGACGCAGGTGTACTCAGGTGAGAGCAGTGGAACGACGCTGGAGATGGAAGCTTTTGATTTTGCAGATACGCAGGCTCGTTACGTACGACTTAACGGTCTCGGTAACTCGGTGAATGCGTGGAACAGTGTGACCGTCGTTCACATCTATGGGCCTTCCTCTGATGGCTCGAATGTGTTGCTGCCTCTCATTCCGCCACCGCCAGAGGTGAAGGAGGATGTGCCGCCATATACGGTAGCAGGTATGTATAAGGCAGACGGCACACCATATCCGATGCATACGCCGAATCCGGTAACAGGCGCGACGCTGAACGTTCAGCAATACGGCGCAGTGCCGAATGACGGACTCGACGATGCACAGGCGATTCAAGCGGCGATCAACGCGGCGCAAGCTGGTGATGAAGTGTATGTGCCTAACGGCGTCTATGACTTGATTACAACGCTGCCTACAGATGGTACATCGCACTTGAGCTTGAAGAACAATGTCAACCTTCGTGGAGAAAGTCAGGATGGAGCGGTGCTTCGCTCACACTTCGATAATACGTCCTCCAACACGAAGATTATGAGCGGCTACAACAAGCATGATATTGTGATCTCGAATATGACGTTGACTTCGACGTTCAACGGTAACTACTCGACTGATCACACGGTGAACAATCCGGAGAGCGGCGGTCCGTTCTACGGCATCGTGCTCGAGGATAAGCTGGGTCAGCCTTCGTACAACGTTACGATCGATCAAGTGACGATTGAGAAGATCCAGAAGATGGGTGTGCGTATTAGTAAGAGCCGTGATACCGTCGTGAAAAACTCGAAGTTCCAGAACCTCACTGACGTCGGCGGCGGCGGTGCAGGTTATGCGGTCTCGATTCAAGGTATTGCGAAGACAGATCGACTTGGCTATGCCAACGATACGCGCCATAACGTCGTAGAGAACAGCACATTCGTTGGTCCTTACATTCGTCATGGTATTATTTTGCAGTACTATGCGCATAACAATGAAATTCGGAACAACGTCTTCACGGGCATGAGATTGGATGCGATCGATCTTCATGGTGAAGATGAGTACCTGAACAAGATTGACAGCAACAACATTTCTGGCGTCTTGACAGGTGCGGGTATTGCACTGGGTAACACGGGCGGTACGGCGCCAAGCAATCATGATGCAGCGGGTCCTTATAACCATATCGTGAACAATACGATTACGAACTCGCGTGAAGGTATCAAGGTTCACATGGGTTCGCCGGATACGCTGATTGAGAACAACACCATTACAGGAACGACGGAGCCATCGAGCTCCCGCGGTATTCTCATTCAGAACGGTCCTCGTACCCTTATTCGCAATAACACGATTACAGGTAACACGGCGTCGGGCTTCTGGGGGATTTTGCTAGAGCGTGACCCGGGGGATACGAATGCGAATGCGGTAGGTGCAGGCGATCCGGTTGATGTTCGAATCGAGAACAACACCATTACTGGTAACACGAACGGCTTGAAGCTTGATGCCGGAACTGGAACTGTGATGCAAGGTAATGTGATTAAAGACAACTTGGAAGTCGACGTTCAGGGAGAGGTGCAGCAGCCTGGCAATGGCGGTGGCAACGGTGGCGGCGGTGAAGTACCTCCTCCTGTCGAAGTGCCGGAGGAGACGATTCTCCCATCCGATGACGCCAAGATCGATATCGAGAAGCCGGGTACGAACTATGGTGTTGAGGATGTTGAGAAGACAACTGCAGGTGCTTCCGACCGCAATTGGTTCAAATATTTCAATGTGAAGCGTTCCGCAGACGGTCTGAAGGGACGTATGGCGTATCTCAAGTTCCCTGTTGCTGGTCTTGACAACGCGCAGTCTGCTGTACTAGAGCTGCACGGCAAGATTGGCAGCAGCACAACGTCGGTTAAGTTCGATGTGTATGGCCTGCAGTCTGACGACTGGAACGAGTCGACACTGACATGGAACAATGCGACGAACCGTGCGGATAGTATTGCTGATGTAGTAGGAGTAGGTACGACAGCGGTATGGCTCGGAACGTTTACGATCGACAGTGCAGACGTGATGAAGTATAGTGTCGATGTGACTGATTTCGTCCGTGCGCAAGCAGACGGTCAAGCGACATTCCTGATTGCAGATACGCTCGGACAAAACGGCAACGTGACGATCTACTCGAAGGAAGAGACGAATGTAGACCGAGTTCCTACGCTCAAGGTTGTCCGTGCGACGACAGGCGGCGAGCAGCCGCAAGAGCCAGGCGAGCCGGGTGACCCAGGCGATCCAGGCAATCCACAAGAGCCTGAACAGCCGCAAGAGCCAGAAGAGCCACAGCCGGACCTGCAGTTCGCCTTCCAGGTGTCGGATGTGACAGCGACGAACATGTCCGGTCAACCTGTGACTGCACTGACAGGTGGCGGCTTCCTCAACGTATCGGCGAAGCTGAAGAATGTGACACAGACCGAGTCTCATGCAGCGTTCATCATCGCGCTGTACGGACCGGATCAAGCGGTGAAGCGTATCGCATATGTGGAGCAGCAGGTGGCAGGTCAAGCGACGATTACAGTCGGAGCAGGCTTCGACTTGCCGGAGGCAGCAGGTGCTGGCTATACGGTGAAGGCGTTCGTGTGGGATAGTATGAACGGCATGCAGCCATTAGCGATGCCAGTCGCGCTGTTTGACTCGAATTAA
- a CDS encoding type I phosphomannose isomerase catalytic subunit: MSTVNNMEALSGQPLKLKSNRVWRTYTGGKLIESWQHKPEPVDSEFPEEWVASTVKAKNAGREHIHEGWSQVDLIGSDEVITLKSLVDSNPAAYLGAAHTAHYNEQMAVLVKVLDSSERLTIQVHPSPQDAREKFQSEFGKTEAWYILGGREINGEQPCLYMGFKPGITKEIWKDIFDRQAIDEMLDALHRIPINKGDVYLVEGGVPHAIGAGCFLIEIQEPTDLTLRVERTTPRGIKVPDEACHQNIGFEGMLDCFTYEARGLEETLDRFKKKKRTVVSTSESSEYELIGVEDTDRFLMNVLEVSGSHKKTQEDGFHIAIVVQGSGELRWDDQSIQVQQGDQLFLPAGVKEMTWVRQGEEELQVVLCYPPRT, translated from the coding sequence ATGTCTACTGTAAACAACATGGAAGCTTTGAGCGGTCAGCCGCTCAAGCTCAAGAGCAATCGGGTATGGAGAACGTATACGGGTGGCAAGCTGATCGAGAGCTGGCAGCACAAGCCCGAGCCGGTCGATTCGGAGTTTCCCGAGGAGTGGGTGGCATCTACCGTTAAGGCCAAGAATGCAGGTCGAGAGCACATCCATGAGGGCTGGAGCCAGGTGGACTTGATAGGCAGCGACGAAGTGATTACGCTGAAGAGCTTGGTCGATTCCAACCCTGCAGCGTACTTGGGCGCCGCGCACACTGCCCATTACAACGAGCAGATGGCCGTTCTGGTGAAGGTGCTCGATTCGAGCGAGCGTCTCACGATTCAGGTGCACCCGAGTCCGCAGGATGCCAGAGAGAAGTTCCAGTCCGAATTCGGCAAGACCGAGGCGTGGTACATCCTAGGCGGACGTGAGATCAACGGTGAGCAGCCATGCCTGTACATGGGCTTCAAGCCGGGCATTACGAAGGAGATCTGGAAGGACATATTCGACAGACAAGCGATTGACGAGATGCTCGATGCGCTCCATCGCATACCGATTAACAAGGGCGATGTGTACCTCGTCGAAGGCGGCGTGCCGCACGCGATCGGCGCAGGCTGCTTCCTCATTGAGATTCAGGAGCCGACCGATCTGACGCTGCGCGTCGAGCGAACGACGCCTCGTGGTATCAAGGTTCCCGATGAGGCGTGCCATCAGAACATCGGCTTCGAGGGGATGCTCGACTGCTTCACGTACGAAGCAAGAGGGCTGGAGGAGACGCTTGACCGATTTAAGAAAAAGAAGCGCACCGTCGTCTCCACCTCGGAGAGCAGCGAATATGAGCTGATCGGCGTCGAGGACACGGATCGTTTCCTAATGAATGTGCTGGAGGTATCTGGATCTCACAAGAAGACGCAAGAGGATGGCTTCCATATTGCCATCGTCGTGCAAGGGTCCGGGGAGCTGCGCTGGGATGATCAGAGCATTCAGGTGCAGCAGGGCGATCAATTGTTCCTGCCAGCCGGAGTGAAGGAGATGACCTGGGTCCGTCAAGGAGAGGAAGAGCTGCAGGTGGTGCTCTGCTACCCGCCGCGGACGTAG
- a CDS encoding chondroitinase-B domain-containing protein, producing the protein MNRVKRLLLLVLVGVFALSVIQLPLGTDVQAEQNGGIVLLEDDFNAYSQSPVGSTWSNGTNNGSWVLEAHGSQMLKQAATGSTYVAARGDTTWTDYEVSAKVRLTGTPTTGSARVGVAARYTDKNNYYTLLIRRSQTKDEVLLTKRVSNSESTLKTVTVSSTINTSKLYTLRLVVTGTSLEGYVDGQLLVSATDTALTQGSIALYVNNGSGYAGKSTLFDDVIVKGQGSTDPNPNDPGPVGPEEPQYPTDRLVPVSNSSQLSAAITGAKPGDLIELNDGNYTFPSISKLHGTAEKPIRIKAKNTGLAVVTGSTVYIKESSHLVLDGLTFKNTGSYSVRMTNNNYIRLTASKFNNPPHTGSSTWVMIDGPLSSHNRVDHSVFENKKDTGKFIVIGGDNPGFTGISRYDRIDHNTFRNTLPRQVNESEPIRIGESKLSLYDSFTLVEHNVFERTDSDPEIISVKSGKNVIRYNTFKESLGTVSLRHGNGTLVYGNRFLGNLRTGLDQTGKFLGTGGIRVYGDDHKIFNNYFEGLTGTTWDAPITITNGDADYSSSTDLTKHYLPRNVVIAHNTLINNVHNIELGYTNNNNYTKPPQQITFANNVVVGSENPLVEFKTEDSALKAGFIWQGNIMFPTGTATLGITATASQIKVVDPLLVKWNGEYRPASNSPALNAATGSYDFVYTEDSQRASAYHVGAHEVPAP; encoded by the coding sequence ATGAATCGCGTCAAACGACTCTTGTTGCTGGTACTTGTCGGTGTATTTGCCTTAAGCGTAATTCAGTTGCCGCTAGGTACGGATGTACAGGCGGAGCAGAATGGTGGTATTGTTCTGCTAGAGGATGATTTCAATGCCTACTCGCAAAGTCCGGTTGGCTCCACATGGAGCAACGGGACGAACAACGGGAGCTGGGTTCTCGAAGCTCATGGTTCCCAGATGCTGAAGCAAGCTGCAACAGGATCTACCTATGTGGCAGCACGAGGGGATACGACTTGGACAGATTACGAGGTATCGGCTAAGGTCAGGTTGACGGGTACACCTACCACTGGTTCTGCTCGTGTCGGTGTTGCCGCACGCTACACCGACAAGAACAACTACTACACATTGCTCATTCGTCGTAGCCAGACTAAGGATGAAGTGTTGCTGACCAAAAGAGTAAGCAACAGCGAGTCGACGCTAAAGACGGTAACCGTTAGCAGCACAATTAATACATCCAAGCTGTATACGCTGCGACTGGTCGTAACAGGAACTTCTCTGGAAGGCTATGTAGACGGTCAGTTGCTCGTGTCGGCAACGGACACTGCGCTTACTCAAGGCTCCATCGCGCTCTACGTGAATAATGGATCGGGCTATGCAGGAAAGTCGACGCTGTTTGATGATGTCATTGTGAAGGGTCAGGGTTCAACTGACCCGAATCCGAACGACCCAGGACCTGTAGGTCCGGAAGAACCGCAGTATCCGACAGATCGCTTGGTTCCAGTATCCAACAGCTCGCAGTTGTCTGCTGCTATCACAGGTGCGAAGCCGGGAGATCTCATTGAATTGAATGATGGCAACTATACGTTCCCATCGATCTCGAAGCTGCACGGCACAGCGGAGAAGCCTATTCGAATCAAAGCGAAGAATACCGGATTGGCTGTTGTAACGGGCAGTACCGTGTACATCAAGGAGTCGTCCCATCTGGTGCTCGACGGACTGACGTTCAAGAACACCGGCAGCTATTCTGTTCGCATGACGAATAACAACTATATTCGTCTGACTGCAAGCAAGTTCAATAATCCGCCGCACACGGGCTCATCTACCTGGGTGATGATTGATGGACCGTTAAGCTCCCATAATCGGGTAGACCACAGTGTGTTCGAGAACAAGAAGGATACAGGAAAGTTCATTGTCATTGGTGGAGATAACCCGGGCTTCACTGGTATTTCCCGCTATGATCGAATTGATCATAACACCTTCCGTAACACGCTGCCGAGACAGGTGAACGAATCCGAACCGATCCGAATCGGTGAGAGCAAGCTTTCTTTGTATGACTCGTTCACGCTAGTGGAGCACAACGTCTTTGAGCGTACAGATTCAGATCCGGAGATTATTTCGGTGAAGAGCGGCAAAAATGTGATTCGCTACAATACCTTCAAGGAATCTCTGGGTACGGTATCGTTGCGTCACGGGAATGGAACGCTCGTATACGGCAATCGCTTCCTTGGTAACTTGAGAACTGGACTTGATCAGACGGGCAAATTCCTTGGAACGGGCGGCATTCGTGTATACGGTGACGATCACAAAATTTTCAATAACTACTTTGAAGGTCTGACTGGCACGACGTGGGATGCGCCGATTACGATTACGAACGGGGATGCCGATTACAGCTCATCTACCGACTTGACGAAGCATTACCTTCCGCGTAACGTCGTTATTGCTCACAATACGCTGATCAATAACGTGCATAACATTGAACTGGGCTATACGAACAATAACAATTACACGAAGCCGCCTCAGCAGATTACGTTCGCTAACAACGTTGTGGTTGGAAGCGAGAATCCGCTGGTTGAGTTCAAGACAGAGGATAGCGCGTTGAAAGCTGGCTTCATCTGGCAAGGCAACATCATGTTCCCTACCGGAACCGCAACACTGGGGATCACGGCGACCGCTAGTCAGATCAAGGTCGTAGACCCGCTGCTTGTGAAGTGGAACGGAGAATACCGACCAGCTTCGAACAGTCCAGCTTTGAATGCGGCCACGGGCTCATATGATTTTGTGTATACAGAGGACAGTCAGCGCGCTTCGGCTTATCATGTGGGTGCGCATGAGGTACCAGCTCCTTAG
- a CDS encoding ABC transporter ATP-binding protein produces MVPAVQLNKVTKTIKNRKILSDINLTIDYGKVVGIVGHNGSGKSILFRLISGLVKPTIGEIIVHGETLHKKASFASNTSFILEKPGFLEQYSGFDNLKFLADIKRKINSEQIGNTIKRVGLDPEDRKPVKTYSLGMKQKLAIAQAIMEQPELILLDEPMNGLDEDSVEQMYNIIREENQRGATILISSHHKIDIETLCQQVYKVNAGTISELS; encoded by the coding sequence ATGGTACCAGCAGTTCAACTTAATAAAGTTACAAAGACGATAAAGAACAGAAAAATTCTTAGTGATATTAATTTAACAATAGACTACGGGAAGGTAGTCGGAATCGTTGGACACAATGGTTCAGGAAAATCCATCTTATTTCGACTGATTTCAGGGTTAGTAAAGCCCACTATCGGAGAGATCATTGTACACGGAGAAACGCTGCACAAGAAGGCTTCATTTGCTAGTAATACTAGTTTCATTCTAGAGAAGCCTGGTTTTTTAGAGCAATATTCAGGCTTTGACAATCTAAAGTTTCTAGCAGATATTAAGCGGAAGATTAACTCAGAGCAAATCGGGAACACGATCAAGCGGGTAGGCCTGGATCCTGAGGATCGTAAGCCCGTAAAAACGTACTCGCTGGGCATGAAACAAAAACTCGCGATCGCTCAAGCGATTATGGAGCAGCCAGAACTTATCTTGCTTGATGAGCCAATGAACGGGTTAGATGAGGATTCGGTGGAACAGATGTATAACATTATTAGAGAGGAAAATCAGAGAGGTGCCACCATTTTGATAAGTTCTCATCATAAGATAGATATTGAAACGCTATGTCAACAGGTATATAAAGTTAATGCAGGGACGATTTCAGAACTGTCATGA
- a CDS encoding S-layer homology domain-containing protein gives MRTRKVAAFMLSVMLLSSAALPVSASVAQLSVQVSSNASSPVITISGALAAGAGKQVTVRVTAPNGKVDYINQTTTGDGGAYSFTYTLNSSVQGTYQVAVGGTGVSQTQTTSFQYPGEGTGSSGGGQPSNGGGEGNGGSNGGGEGNGGSNGGGEGNSGGNGGGEGNGSGNGGGEGNGSGNGGGEGNGSGNGGGEGNGGGNGGGEGNGGGNGGGEGNGGDTNTGNGQSGTTTGNTQNPTSETTVPVKPAAQEQVKRADGTVVTKATLSGAELTQAISKVTATGGKPVVSIDMTTHKDVRLELPASQVSQLVKTNANAVLSVAVKGGSYSIPAAALAGKLGDSGQLSITVEQAPKAVQDSLTQKLGNTMLVAPVEYSVQVTNGSSTVELTDFGSTYVSRTVELPQSVNTSVATGVLYDPASGEIQFVPTTFEQADGKTLAVLKRNGNSIYTVMEKQVTFGDVQGSWAKSDIEQLASKWVLNGTSEGQFTPNGQVTRAELAAMLVRALGLRASIGTASFSDVSKEQWFASTVSTASQVGLINGYEDGSFRPDRLVTREEAAVMMMRAASFAGGKVTADPASITFADAGSISSWAKSDVAAAVQAKLVNGMTSDTFVPGQTATRAEAAAMLKRMLVHLQFINP, from the coding sequence ATGAGAACGAGAAAAGTTGCAGCATTCATGCTATCTGTCATGCTGCTAAGCTCGGCTGCGCTGCCTGTTTCGGCAAGCGTAGCCCAACTATCGGTACAGGTGTCGTCGAATGCGAGCAGTCCAGTCATTACAATCTCCGGTGCGCTGGCGGCTGGGGCCGGCAAGCAAGTGACGGTTCGCGTTACGGCGCCGAATGGCAAGGTCGATTATATTAACCAGACGACAACAGGAGACGGCGGTGCGTATTCGTTTACGTATACGTTGAACTCTAGCGTGCAGGGCACGTATCAGGTCGCCGTTGGCGGTACGGGTGTGAGCCAGACGCAGACGACGTCGTTCCAGTATCCGGGTGAGGGAACTGGATCAAGTGGAGGCGGTCAGCCGAGTAACGGCGGCGGAGAAGGCAACGGCGGCAGTAACGGCGGTGGCGAAGGCAACGGCGGCAGTAACGGCGGCGGCGAAGGCAACAGCGGCGGTAACGGCGGCGGCGAAGGCAACGGCAGTGGTAACGGCGGCGGCGAAGGCAACGGCAGTGGTAACGGCGGCGGCGAAGGCAACGGCAGTGGTAACGGCGGCGGCGAAGGCAATGGCGGTGGTAACGGCGGCGGCGAAGGTAATGGCGGTGGTAACGGCGGCGGCGAAGGCAATGGCGGTGACACAAACACAGGCAATGGTCAGTCGGGTACAACAACCGGTAACACCCAGAATCCTACCAGCGAGACAACAGTTCCTGTGAAGCCAGCAGCTCAGGAGCAGGTGAAGCGCGCCGACGGAACAGTGGTGACGAAGGCTACGCTATCTGGCGCAGAGCTGACTCAGGCGATCAGTAAGGTAACAGCCACTGGTGGCAAGCCGGTCGTATCCATTGACATGACCACTCACAAGGACGTTCGACTGGAGCTTCCTGCCAGCCAGGTGTCTCAGCTCGTGAAGACGAACGCTAACGCCGTATTGTCCGTCGCTGTGAAGGGCGGCAGCTACAGCATCCCGGCAGCAGCATTGGCAGGTAAGCTCGGCGATTCCGGTCAGCTGTCGATTACTGTAGAGCAAGCTCCTAAAGCGGTACAGGATAGCCTGACACAAAAGCTCGGTAACACAATGCTCGTCGCACCGGTTGAATATTCGGTACAGGTGACGAACGGTAGTTCGACTGTAGAGCTTACCGATTTCGGTTCGACCTACGTATCGAGAACAGTGGAGCTTCCACAATCGGTCAACACTTCCGTAGCAACAGGTGTGCTGTACGATCCAGCTTCGGGTGAGATCCAGTTCGTACCGACTACTTTCGAGCAGGCCGATGGGAAGACATTGGCTGTACTGAAGCGGAACGGTAATAGTATCTACACCGTGATGGAGAAGCAAGTGACGTTCGGCGATGTGCAAGGAAGCTGGGCGAAGAGCGATATTGAGCAGCTTGCCTCCAAGTGGGTACTCAATGGCACGTCCGAAGGTCAATTCACACCGAACGGTCAAGTAACACGCGCTGAGCTTGCCGCGATGCTCGTCCGCGCATTAGGTCTTCGTGCATCGATAGGCACAGCATCGTTCTCCGATGTAAGCAAGGAGCAGTGGTTCGCATCAACGGTGAGCACTGCATCGCAAGTAGGTCTCATTAACGGATATGAGGATGGCTCGTTCCGTCCGGATCGTCTGGTTACTCGTGAAGAGGCAGCTGTCATGATGATGAGAGCGGCGAGCTTTGCAGGCGGGAAGGTAACTGCTGATCCTGCATCTATCACATTCGCAGACGCTGGCTCGATCTCGTCGTGGGCGAAATCCGATGTCGCTGCTGCGGTACAGGCGAAGCTGGTGAATGGCATGACGAGTGATACATTCGTACCAGGCCAGACGGCAACACGCGCAGAGGCTGCAGCGATGCTGAAGCGTATGCTCGTTCACCTGCAGTTCATTAATCCTTAA